In a genomic window of Thunnus thynnus chromosome 16, fThuThy2.1, whole genome shotgun sequence:
- the bdkrb1 gene encoding B1 bradykinin receptor — MEPVNLVSVTPLWFENSSASLPSGPSESPVSAVWEIVHTIIPPYIFTLSLLGLLFNGFVLGVFLTHKDQLTVAEIYLSNLALADFILLCGLPFWAMYIRNDFNWAYGDALCKLVNSLIIINFYTSIYTLVMISVDRYLALVKTMKARWLRRTLYAKVICFFLWLLGFLLSMPVIFHRKVKFFEEYNTTSCILDYSDDSSWKLAHQILNNVMGFVLPVLIIFFNSGTIIKALARRRETIAFHDSNNTKATVLVYAVTLLFLLCWCPYQVFTFLDTLCDVHVLDERLWAHTLDIGGQFSAYLAFLNSALNPLLYVFSGQYFRRKVSAIYRRTRYHHRGSVMTTYQRSVVSTYIHRPEQIKTVVIFNANDQM; from the coding sequence ATGGAGCCAGTGAACCTTGTATCTGTGACGCCACTGTGGTTTGAAAACAGCAGTGCATCCCTACCATCCGGTCcatcagagtctccagtctctGCAGTATGGGAGATCGTCCACACCATCATTCCCCCGTACATTTTTACCTTATCCCTGTTAGGCCTTCTCTTTAACGGCTTTGTCCTGGGTGTGTTCCTCACTCATAAGGATCAACTAACTGTAGCAGAGATCTACCTGAGCAACCTGGCACTGGCTGATTTTATTCTCCTGTGTGGCCTCCCTTTCTGGGCGATGTACATCCGCAATGACTTTAACTGGGCATATGGAGATGCCTTATGTAAATTGGTCAACtccctcatcatcatcaatttTTACACCAGCATATACACCCTTGTCATGATTAGTGTTGACCGCTATCTAGCACTGGTGAAGACCATGAAGGCCAGGTGGCTGAGACGGACACTGTATGCCAAGGTGATCTGCTTCTTCCTGTGGCTATTAGGGTTCCTACTGAGCATGCCAGTCATTTTTCACAGAAAGGTGAAGTTCTTTGAGGAGTATAATACAACATCCTGTATACTGGATTATAGTGATGACAGCTCTTGGAAGTTGGCCCACCAAATTCTGAATAATGTGATGGGCTTTGTACTCCCTGTTCTGataatttttttcaacagtggGACCATAATCAAAGCTTTAGCACGGAGGAGAGAGACTATAGCTTTTCATGACAGTAACAACACCAAGGCCACAGTACTGGTATATGCTGTCACACTACTATTCTTATTGTGTTGGTGTCCCTACCAGGTCTTCACCTTCCTCGACACACTCTGTGACGTCCATGTGCTGGATGAGAGGCTGTGGGCTCACACTCTAGACATAGGAGGCCAGTTTTCAGCGTATCTGGCCTTTCTCAACAGTGCCCTCAACCCTTTGCTGTATGTCTTCTCCGGGCAATATTTCAGAAGGAAGGTTAGCGCCATCTACAGGCGGACTAGATATCATCACAGGGGATCCGTTATGACCACATATCAGCGCTCTGTTGTGTCCACTTACATCCACAGACCGGAGCAAATTAAGACTGTGgtcatttttaatgcaaatgaTCAGATGTAA
- the LOC137200352 gene encoding B2 bradykinin receptor-like, producing MANASRAELICNHTDAWDWVHTMQPAYMSIISLLGVIGNSFVLYVFCLQKRHSSVADIYLSNLAVADLLMVSCLPFWVATIINKFHWTFGKPMCQLVNIVIGMNYYCSVLFLTLVSMDRYLALTRPLSQGRERRALWARGICFSIWIAGILLSFPAILFRSVQFFPDLGIDACYLAYPHDGWRLRYNMTVSIVGFLIPVPIVSFCSYHIIKVLQSSQKMRKGSRGSVERKAVYLVLVVLAVFILCWLPYQIVIFLDTLDYYEVISGCTWAYVLDIGNQLATYLGLSNSSLNPFLYVIVGKHFKQKAREVFRRTLCRRKRQCWSLVIPTPI from the coding sequence ATGGCGAATGCCTCAAGAGCTGAGCTAATTTGTAACCACACAGACGCATGGGACTGGGTTCACACCATGCAGCCTGCCTACATGTCCATCATCAGCCTTCTTGGTGTGATCGGCAACTCCTTTGTGCTTTACGTGTTCTGTCTCCAGAAGCGGCACAGCTCCGTGGCTGACATCTACCTGAGCAACCTGGCAGTAGCTGATCTCCTCATGGTTTCCTGCCTGCCATTCTGGGTGGCAACCATTATCAACAAGTTCCACTGGACATTTGGGAAGCCCATGTGCCAGCTTGTCAACATTGTCATTGGGATGAATTATTATTGTAGCGTGCTGTTCCTTACGCTTGTGAGCATGGACAGATACCTGGCCCTCACCAGACCCCTGTCCCAGGGAAGGGAGAGACGAGCACTCTGGGCACGGGGGATTTGCTTCAGTATCTGGATTGCTGGCATCTTACTCAGCTTCCCTGCTATCCTCTTCCGCTCTGTGCAGTTCTTCCCTGATCTGGGCATTGACGCGTGCTACCTCGCATATCCCCATGATGGCTGGAGACTGCGTTACAACATGACTGTCAGCATAGTTGGCTTCCTTATCCCTGTTCCTATTGTATCCTTCTGTAGTTACCATATCATTAAAGTCCTTCAAAGCAGCCAGAAGATGAGAAAAGGCAGCAGAGGAAGTGTGGAAAGGAAAGCGGTGTATCTCGTGCTCGTCGTCCTGGCTGTGTTCATCCTCTGCTGGTTGCCTTACCAAATAGTAATCTTCTTGGACACATTGGATTATTATGAAGTCATCTCTGGGTGTACATGGGCTTATGTGTTGGATATTGGCAACCAGTTAGCTACTTATCTTGGCTTAAGTAACAGTTCATTGAATCCTTTCCTGTATGTTATTGTTGGAAAGCACTTTAAACAGAAGGCGAGGGAAGTGTTCAGACGGACGCTGTGCAGGAGGAAACGGCAATGTTGGAGTCTGGTAATTCCAACGCCCATCTGA
- the LOC137200203 gene encoding B2 bradykinin receptor-like, which produces MTLQPTSVPDFSTTAIYGHHNNTNETHCHSGEDWDWLYSMQPVYILFITVLGVVFNVFVLMVFCLHKKACTVAEIYLSNLAAADLVLVSCLPFWAVNIYNGFDWPFGQFLCKVVNLGIKMNAYCSIYFLVLVSIDRYVALVHTMSHGRMRRPKYAKLGCLLVWGFGLLLSVPALILRAVKYIPDYEVHACILDYPNRTLELLCDGMLIIVSFIIPFSIISFCTVKIIQALRNQAMERFNAVKTEQKATTLVLVVLLAFLICWVPFHMVTTLDLLLRAAGLGGCDLISALEICNQIFTYLAFFNSTLNPVLYVIVGKNFRKKVQELFKQWAIKRRATSDSTRSNLSSTLKTSV; this is translated from the exons ATGACTCTTCAACCTACAAG TGTCCCAGACTTCAGCACCACAGCCATATATGgacaccacaacaacaccaATGAAACTCATTGTCACAGTGGAGAAGACTGGGATTGGCTCTACAGCATGCAGCCGGTGTATATCCTGTTCATCACCGTGCTGGGTGTcgtgtttaatgtgtttgtccTGATGGTTTTCTGCCTCCACAAGAAGGCCTGCACCGTGGCTGAGATCTACTTGAGCAACCTAGCTGCTGCTGACCTTGTCCTGGTGTCCTGTCTGCCCTTTTGGGCTGTCAATATATACAATGGCTTTGATTGGCCTTTTGGTCAGTTCCTGTGCAAAGTCGTCAACCTGGGCATCAAGATGAACGCCTACTGCAGCATCTACTTCCTTGTTCTGGTTAGCATAGATCGTTATGTGGCACTGGTGCATACGATGTCCCATGGCAGAATGCGCAGGCCGAAGTATGCCAAACTGGGCTGTTTGCTGGTGTGGGGTTTCGGCTTGCTCCTGAGTGTCCCCGCGCTCATCCTCAGGGCAGTGAAATATATCCCAGATTATGAAGTTCATGCATGCATCCTGGACTACCCAAACCGGACTTTGGAGCTGCTCTGTGATGGGATGTTGATCATTGTTAGCTTTATCATCCCCTTTTCAATTATCTCATTCTGCACTGTCAAGATTATTCAGGCTTTGAGGAACCAGGCAATGGAGAGGTTCAATGCTGTGAAAACGGAGCAGAAGGCCACCACTCTGGTGTTGGTCGTCCTCCTAGCATTCCTGATCTGCTGGGTGCCTTTCCACATGGTCACCACACTGGATCTGCTCCTGAGAGCTGCAGGCCTGGGAGGGTGTGACCTCATCTCCGCCCTAGAAATCTGCAACCAGATCTTCACCTATTTAGCCTTCTTCAACAGCACTCTCAACCCTGTCCTGTATGTCattgtagggaagaacttccgGAAAAAAGTTCAGGAACTCTTCAAACAGTGGGCAATTAAGAGAAGAGCCACCTCTGATTCCACACGTTCAAATCTGTCTTCGACACTGAAGACTTCGGTATAA